A single Chlorocebus sabaeus isolate Y175 chromosome 3, mChlSab1.0.hap1, whole genome shotgun sequence DNA region contains:
- the LOC103214728 gene encoding large ribosomal subunit protein uL14-like: MLKRGCGGSSGAKFQISLGLPVGAVINCADNTGAKNLYIISVKGIKGRLNRLPAAGVGDMVMATVKKGKPELRKKVHPAVVVRQQKSYRRKDGAFLYFEDNAGVIVNNKGEMKGSAIIGPVAKECADLWPRIAPNAGRIA, from the coding sequence ATGTTGAAGCGAGGATGTGGTGGGTCCTCTGGTGCGAAATTCCAGATTTCCTTGGGTCTTCCGGTAGGAGCTGTGATCAATTGTGCTGACAACACAGGAGCCAAAAACCTGTATATCATCTCCGTGAAGGGGATTAAGGGACGGCTGAACAGACTTCCCGCTGCTGGTGTGGGTGACATGGTGATGGCCACAGTCAAGAAAGGCAAACCAGAGCTCAGAAAAAAGGTACATCCAGCAGTGGTCGTTCGACAACAAAAGTCATACCGTAGAAAAGATGGCGCgtttctttattttgaagataATGCAGGGGTCATAGTGAACAATAAAGGCGAGATGAAAGGTTCTGCCATTATAGGACCAGTAGCAAAGGAGTGTGCAGACTTGTGGCCCCGGATTGCACCCAATGCTGGCAGAATTGCATGA